From a region of the Impatiens glandulifera chromosome 4, dImpGla2.1, whole genome shotgun sequence genome:
- the LOC124935122 gene encoding pollen receptor-like kinase 4, which produces MGAHASLLVRLLLLLGLTVVAHVGAADVVSSSDALLRFKKGLINVGSQLDSWKNDGTIGNNPCSYSSGNLKTRTVASWKGILCYMGNVWGLQLQNMGLSGKIDMDSLVLLPRLRTIRLDNNSFDGPLPQFGRLGALKSLFVGSNKFSGQIPDNAFAGMGSMKKLVLSDNNFDGPVPSSIIQLPRLTELRIEGNKFSGMIPNLQQKGIQNVNVSNNNLEGPIPSSLAFLDLTSFTGNKGLCGKPTDTICDVNVPEDKNRSSPWKVVMIVIFSVLALAALFLLILLLCRKNNDRTPQLGYVDSSTYERKRSGRASSTVGVVGYSDSNSQYSQSGMNSKGGRGGAASSKKAEQAGKLSFLKDDRTKFDLQDLLRASAEVLGSGNFGSSYKALLMDGQAVVVKRCKQMNSIGREEFNEHMRRIGRLQHPNLLPLVAYYYRKEEKLLVFDYVQNGSVARHLYGNHNEEQPGLNWPARLKIVKGITKGLAYLHAELPSLPVPHGHLKSSNVLLNDSFQPMLMDYALVPVVNSDQAQHLLVAYKSPEYAQHGRTGKQTDVWSLGILILEILTGKMPANNLAQGKTVNHHAELTNWVSSIVRQAEDQSSTSNVFDPDMKGKEGAEGEMLKLLMIGASCCEEDVVNRWELKDAMQKIEEIKERDGR; this is translated from the exons ATGGGCGCGCACGCATCCTTGCTTGTGCGCCTGTTGCTTCTGCTGGGTTTGACCGTAGTTGCGCATGTGGGAGCCGCCGACGTCGTTTCCTCGTCGGACGCTCTTTTGAGGTTCAAAAAGGGCCTTATCAACGTCGGTTCTCAGCTCGATAGCTGGAAAAACGATGGAACAATCGGAAACAATCCATGTTCATACTCCTCCGGTAACTTGAAAACGCGAACGGTCGCTAGCTGGAAAGGAATCCTTTGTTACATGGGAAACGTTTGGGGATTGCAACTTCAAAACATGGGTTTGTCGGGAAAAATAGATATGGATTCTCTCGTTTTGTTGCCTCGTTTACGAACAATCAGGCTCGATAACAACAGTTTTGACGGACCCTTACCTCAATTTGGAAGGCTTGGAGCGTTGAAATCTTTGTTTGTCGGTAGTAATAAATTTTCGGGTCAAATACCTGATAATGCATTTGCGGGTATGGGTTCAATGAAAAAGCTGGTGCTGTCGGACAATAACTTTGATGGGCCGGTTCCATCTTCGATCATACAGTTGCCAAGATTAACAGAGCTGAGGATTGAAGGGAATAAATTTTCAGGTATGATACCTAATTTGCAGCAGAAGGGTATTCAGAATGTAAATGTATCTAACAACAATTTGGAGGGCCCTATTCCTTCTTCTCTCGCTTTCTTGGATCTCACTTCCTTTACAG GGAACAAGGGTTTATGTGGTAAGCCAACGGACACAATATGCGATGTCAATGTTCCAGAAGACAAAAACCGTAGTTCACCGTGGAAGGTGGTTATGATAGTGATATTCAGTGTCTTGGCATTAGCGGCTCTATTCCTACTCATCCTTCTTTTATGCCGAAAGAATAATGACCGCACCCCACAGTTAGGCTACGTGGATTCCTCAACCTACGAGAGAAAGAGAAGCGGTAGAGCAAGCAGCACGGTTGGGGTGGTCGGGTATTCAGATTCCAATTCTCAATATAGCCAATCCGGGATGAATAGCAAAGGTGGAAGGGGCGGTGCGGCTAGTAGCAAAAAGGCGGAGCAAGCGGGGAAGTTGTCATTCCTCAAGGACGATAGGACGAAGTTTGACTTGCAAGATTTGCTTAGAGCTTCGGCCGAGGTGTTGGGAAGTGGCAACTTTGGTTCTTCGTATAAAGCCTTGTTGATGGACGGGCAGGCAGTGGTGGTGAAGAGGTGCAAGCAAATGAATAGCATTGGAAGAGAAGAGTTTAACGAGCACATGAGAAGGATCGGAAGGCTTCAACATCCCAATTTGCTTCCACTCGTCGCTTATTATTATCGAAAGGAAGAGAAACTCCTCGTCTTTGATTATGTCCAGAATGGAAGCGTCGCCCGCCATCTTTACG GGAATCATAATGAAGAGCAACCCGGGCTTAATTGGCCAGCTCGGTTGAAGATCGTGAAAGGTATAACCAAAGGACTGGCTTACCTACACGCTGAGCTACCGAGCTTGCCTGTCCCTCACGGCCATCTCAAGTCATCGAATGTTCTCCTTAACGACTCTTTCCAACCGATGCTCATGGATTACGCTCTTGTACCCGTGGTTAACTCAGATCAAGCTCAACACCTCTTGGTGGCCTACAAGTCACCCGAGTACGCCCAACATGGCCGCACTGGAAAGCAAACCGACGTATGGAGCCTAGGGATACTAATACTCGAGATACTAACGGGGAAGATGCCCGCAAACAACCTAGCACAAGGAAAGACGGTAAACCACCATGCGGAGTTGACGAATTGGGTGAGCTCGATAGTTAGGCAAGCCGAGGATCAATCCTCGACGAGCAATGTGTTTGATCCGGACATGAAAGGGAAGGAGGGTGCGGAGGGAGAGATGTTGAAGCTTTTGATGATAGGAGCTAGTTGTTGCGAGGAGGATGTGGTTAACAGGTGGGAATTGAAGGATGCTATGCAAAAGATTGAAGAGATCAAAGAAAGAGATGGACGTTAG
- the LOC124936271 gene encoding uncharacterized protein LOC124936271, giving the protein MTLTVMRMMPTKLHSWSFCHYYSPSSPASESNRLVFFGCNCLPFHSHLSFSKETGKIPLTRINYSMLSPVLIEAPPPPPPSCSFVTCALGGGDDLSSLPLSMDDEEEEARLVISEILQDCGVSEDDSREIVIKAPRYIRMLVDSVHELNELSLWGSWKSEKQSTTSDMEEGVGTSSSSSPDLVPFREKVEYVAKQKGEKGMFLPWLESLGLSLSSATYIARYLSSETLPNLICKVKYMKEIFSYDSDDKRNTSKKARQMMQHLSIPIDEDVQQTLSFFEKIEARRGGLDMMVSEAVSFRYLIESFPRLLLLSVDSHMKPLVEFLLYIGLSRGGIRDVFLLFPPIMFYDINKDVKLRMQTFGKVGASNRDFGRILLKYPWVLSLSIQGNYKEILSFFDLEKVPKTSVEQAIKSWPIFLGCSIRKLKLMVEEFGTLGVRDKKLGQVIATSPQLLLQKPQDFLQVISFLEELGLDEKDIGQILGRCPEIFATSIEKTLKKKLDFLLALGISRNHIPKVIRKYPELFVCDVNRTLHPRMKYLIKTGLSRKDIVFMVRGFSPLLGYNIDQVLKPKLEFLVNTMDKPLKDVVEYPRYFSYSLEKKIKPRYWVLKDRNIIEFSLKDMLGKNDEEFAVEFMGVREVSPLPNE; this is encoded by the exons ATGACACTGACGGTGATGAGGATGATGCCAACCAAACTCCACTCATGGAGTTTCTGTCATTATTATTCACCATCCTCCCCCGCTTCAGAAAGCAACCGACTTGTCTTCTTCGGCTGCAACTGCCTTCCATTTCATTCTCATCTCTCTTTTTCTAAAGAAACCGGAAAAATCCCTCTTACTAGAATCAATTACTCTATGCTCTCTCCAGTTCTCATTGAggcgccgccgccgccgccgccttcCTGTTCGTTTGTGACCTGCGCCCTCGGAGGAGGAGATGATTTATCTTCGTTACCCTTGTCCATGgacgacgaagaagaagaagctagaTTAGTTATTTCAGAGATTCTTCAAGATTGTGGGGTTTCTGAGGACGATTCTCGGGAAATTGTTATTAAGGCTCCTAGATATATCCGTATGCTCGTCGACAGTGTACACGAATTGAACGAGCTCTCTCTGTGGGGTTCCTGGAAGAGTGAGAAGCAGAGCACAACCAGTGACATGGAAGAAGGGGTGGGAAcaagttcttcttcttctccagaCTTGGTTCCGTTCAGAGAAAAAGTAGAATACGTTGCAAAGCAAAAAGGAGAAAAAGGTATGTTTCTTCCTTGGCTGGAGAGCCTTGGATTGAGTTTGTCTTCTGCAACATATATTGCCCGCTACTTGTCGTCTGAGACTCTGCCAAATCTTATATGTAAG GTTAAATATATGAAGGAAATATTCTCTTATGACAGTGATGATAAACGAAATACCAGCAAAAAAGCCCGTCAAATGATGCAGCACCTGTCAATTCCTATTGATGAGGATGTACAGCAAACACTCTCATTTTTTGAGAAG ATTGAAGCAAGACGTGGAGGATTGGACATGATGGTCTCTGAAGCTGTCTCTTTCCGCTACCTTATTGAATCATTCCCGCGCCTTCTTTTGTTATCAGTGGATTCCCATATGAAACCCTTGGTGGAATTTCTTCTATATATTGGTCTTTCCAGAGGGGGCATAAGAGATGTTTTTCTATTGTTTCCGCCCATCATGTTCTATGATATCAACAAGGATGTGAAACTAAGAATGCAAACCTTTGGAAAG GTAGGTGCAAGTAATAGAGATTTTGGCAGGATATTGCTGAAGTATCCATGGGTTCTGTCTTTGAGCATTCAAGGGAACTACAAGGAGATCCTTTCTTTTTTCGACTTGGAGAAG GTGCCTAAAACTAGTGTTGAACAAGCAATTAAATCCTGGCCAATTTTTCTTGGTTGTTCAATCCGCAAGCTGAAATTGATGGTAGAAGAGTTTGGGACATTAGGTGTTAGAGACAAGAAGCTAGGGCAGGTCATTGCGACCAGTCCTCAACTGTTGCTACAGAAACCTCAAGACTTTTTGCAG GTGATCTCATTTCTAGAGGAGTTGGGACTCGATGAGAAGGACATTGGCCAGATTCTAGGCCGCTGTCCGGAGATATTCGCCACAAGTATTGAGAAGACACTAAAGAAGAAACTTGATTTCCTTCTTGCTCTTGGTATCTCAAGGAACCATATCCCCAAGGTCATCAGAAAATACCCCGAGCTATTTGTGTGCGACGTCAATAGAACTTTACATCCTCG AATGAAATACTTAATCAAGACAGGGCTATCGAGGAAGGACATTGTGTTCATGGTTCGAGGATTCTCACCTTTGCTAGGTTATAACATCGACCAAGTTCTGAAGCCAAAGTTGGAGTTTCTTGTAAATACCATGGACAAGCCTCTAAAAGATGTGGTAGAGTATCCCAGGTATTTCAGTTACTCACTTGAGAAGAAGATAAAACCTAGGTATTGGGTGCTGAAAGATAGGAACATCATAGAGTTTAGCTTGAAAGATATGTTAGGTAAGAATGATGAGGAATTTGCGGTTGAGTTTATGGGAGTCAGAGAAGTATCTCCTCTCCCTAATGAATGA